AAAGAATAAATGATTGGAGTTCTTCGACTACTTGTCTTCTCTCTGATGTTTTCagatgcttttttttttaatatagatAATATTATGTAGTAAccaatttgggttggtcgagtagcttgttcactcgtccgcttaagcaagtgtcgggggttcgaatctcGCCTTGTACATGTAGCAATCCATTGGCCAGCGCCACCCAGCAGCAGACTCTTATATAGAGTTCAAATCTGCGATGAATTAGTTCTTTGATCTGTCGGGTTAGGAGATATCACGGaaacaaaatataatattttgtaGTGTTGAACCATTTGATTCAACTAAGCATCTGTATAGTTAGGATTATTATACTAATAATTAGGTGACTCTAAATCCTAATAAATTCAGATAAGTAACACTCCAATAGTTTATTTAGAAACATTTCATTAAGAAAGTGAAAATTATGTTAGGATTTAACATATAGTAATTTTAGAATATTACATACTAACATATAGTACCAGTTGCTATTGAAATCTCGTTCTTTATGATTGTGTGTAGTGTTGTATAAAACTTTTTGTAATAAATTTTCACTAAGAATTTAAGAATGTTTGatgtgtgtttttatttttagtatttttattttcaaaattttgttaaaaaaaaaaagaaaatggtgaaaataatataattctattttttttccataaaattttaaaaaatattaaaaataaaaatgaaaatcacACCTTAAATTTCTCTTGCCTTTCCTTTATTGGCTCTTTTATGATTTAGATGAAGATCATGGGGAAAAAATCCAAAAGGCACCTAACTCTTGCGCCTTTTTTTGTCTGCTAAAAAATGAACAAAGTGGATGCAAAAACAGCTATGTGAGTTTACTTTTGTTTTGTAAAATAATTAAACCTCAAAGGACCTTCAATTTATGTATGATAATTCTATGTATGTACACTACTAGACTTTTCACTTTTTAATTAATGTAATTTTGTTAATtgtcaaaaaagaaaaaactcaAAGGAGagaagaagctttctttttttattctagCCTCATTATTCTAAAACTTTTATGAGAGATAGTCTGGTAATAAAAATTCTAATATAGATGATGTTGAAGTAAATAATTTACTTTAATCAAAATGAATTTATCCATAGTATAGATAAATAGCCATATAGTATCCAAACTTCAAATGTATTTATGCTGAAAAGTGATTGTTTAAAAGTGAAGGCTCTCAAATAATGAATACGGAGTGAAACTTGTTTTATATCACTCAATATTAATGCATTCTCTCTTTTAAGAAATTTTGGATTAGATTCTTTTAGATATGTTAAAAAAATGGAATAGAATAACTTATGAATTTGTTCAAATGACTCTTATTAATTCAAATTTAGTGTAGACTAAAGAGGTCTTGCTTAAAGTATCTTTAATGCTAGttctaatttcaatttcattttgggtcttataaaaatatttatggcACCATATATCATAAATagtgatttgaaatttaaagtgAAATTTGCTCCTCCAATACTTAgtcttaatttatttaaaattttatagtatttttttatttatcaatataaTTATACGAATGACAAAATTTTATTAGTTCTCTATCAAAGTGATACCGTATCTTTAAGGTGATACCGTTTTTATTTCATATATCAATTCCAATGCGACTTCAATTCTAAATTAATTCACTTTTTAGAAGTATCATTCAAAAGTGATactctaaaaatattttattagagACACATTTTATCTGCTGCGGAATGAAATTTCTCCCAAaacttaaattcaaaattcttatctaaaagaaaaaaaagtttgtCCCCCACTTCACCAATCCAATGTTGATAAATGTCTCACTATTTACTTTATAATTGGAAAATATAATGAATTTTACTTCCCAACAAATTTACTTAACTCAAATACATATCATTTTATATGGCAACATCATCACGTGCCTAACCACATGATCTTTCTGTCACCATTCCATTTTCACCAAATCCTCAGGTCAGAAAATGCCATAGTAGGTGCACCCAAATAAAGGTTACACAATGGCCACATGATCCCAACTATATGCACCAAATCCCAAACTAGATTTTTCACCATTTTCACAATTCTTCTTAGAAAACATTTGAAGATACTTGACTCAATGCCACATTCAATTCATCTTTAACTACAATAAAATAAGAATCAAGAATACAATCCTCTCTTCTACTACTACTATTATACCATGAAGCCTTTGTTCATCATAGCACTAATAACTTCTCTTGTTCTTGTACTTTCATTATTGATATCACCATCAACATGCTCTTCCACTACATCTACAAGGGTCAAAGTTGAAGTTCCACAATCCACACACATGTTGTATTCTTCATGGGGATTGAGGAAGAACAAGAACTCCCCTAAGCAGAGGGTGGAGTCTTGTTTCAGAGCAATTCCTCCAAGCAAGTCTAATCCCACACAAAACAAGTAAAACTCAATATAATTGTATCAATATCAATGTCATAACTAGCCTTGTATCCCCCTCCTTTTCTTAGCTTTTTTTGTTACTCTAATTAATTCATTTTGAGTTTAATATATGCAATGTAGTTTACAGTTTTTTCTAGCCAACCTGTTTGAGTTATATGACATACTAAAATCCATAATTCTTTAGTTCCTATGTTGCTTTTCATTGTAATCAATTGAAATCAAAATGAAAAGCAACCACAACATAGATATCTATGTTGCTTTCCACAAGAATATAGAAATCCAGAAATGAACAACCATTCCTTCATTTCTCACAAGTCAAAACATGATCTTGCCATGTTTATATCTCCTAGTCCATTGTTCATCATTTTAGTTTGCGAACATGGCAAAGTCATGTTCAAATAAAATCAACAGGATCCAAACCCAGCACTAAAATGATAGTTTACAACTTAACTGTTCTCTAAAAACTTGTCTAGCGTGGAAAAGCATATCACGATATGAGTAAACAACAATTCAAATTAACTTAAATCTGAGGGAAATTGGTGAACTAATCATTCTTGCTTAATCATAATGCACACAATACAAAAGTCACTTAACAAAGCACAAAAACAAGTTTCAAGCAAATAAAAGAATTCATTGTTATGTTTGGAAAAGAGAAATGCCGCATACGACAATGATTGCATAAACAGCACAATCAATGAACACAGCATCCATAGCGTTCTTCATAACCAAGCCTAATTCCAATGTCCTAGCTAGCTGTGCGTATTGATCTCCATCAGAAGGAGTTCTATACTCTCTCCCGTTAGACCTTCGGAAACCTCTTTGCTTGCCAGAAAGAACACGTGCAGCCACAATCGACAAATCAGTTACCAAAACTAAGTACAGTGGCCTAAAGCTTGTTATACTCTTAATCAACTTGCTACTCATCAGAGAAAATCCTAGATAAGAAGCAACTACAAGTACAGCCACAACGACAGAACAAAGAAGGCGGGTAAACCTTGAGGCATCAATGGCAGAACTTATTTCACTTGGGGTGATCCGAAGTTTAGATTCTCCCATCTGTGGCATTTGTCGTGACAGTTGCTCGGTGTCTATGATATCAGGAGGCAAATCTTGAGATGGCTGAACATGCTCATCTTGAGATGTAGGGACACCTGAAATTGCACTTTTGGGCTCGTGTTCATGCAATGGTGTTTGGCTTCCACTGACACTTGCATCGGCTTCGTGTGAAGGAACAACAACCGAATTGTGATTTAACATAATAGAATCTGATTTCTTCTCTGCCTCGTCATAAGGCAAAGCTGAAAAGAGACACGGCTTGTCAACAAAATGGTAATTACTATTCATTCCAACATACAATTTTGTAGGAAATTTATCCTAGCCATTCTAGATATCCATATTCCCTAACCAACAAGATTCTTAATCTTATAGGTAAACTACCAAAACGAGACCCACAAATTTATATAACtgacaaaaataatttcaaaagatACGAACAACCATTAAACCCTTGAAAGATTTAAAAAGTGATAAAAATAACCACATATTAGATACATATTCTCAAAAGAGCTTTAGAGAACGGATTTTGATGCCCTTCTTTGCGAGTATGATTAGAAAAAATAAACATTTTCATCCATAAAATTTGGTGATTCTACCACAGTGAATGTTTTGGTGAATGaccacttttattttgaaaagaagaaaaaagaggtcTAGTGATCAAATTTTGCTCTAGTTTTTGCATGCATCTTCTAATTACTTATCCAAAtgttcatacaaaaatttgaatCAAATGCACACCTCGTTTGCCAAAAACAAAATTAGTTTGTtactaataaaacaaaatatattgtTATTTTTATCAGGCTTTTAAATCTTTAGAAAGCTTGTTTATCGTTCGTATCTTTCGGATATTTTTTCAGTAATATGGACTTTCGGGTACCATTCTGTTAGTTTACCCTAATCTTATTTTATGAAATGAATCAACCAATAAAATTGTCTAAAACTTCTGGTCTGATTCAAGAAAATAATAGACTCTACCCTACCGACTGGTCGACTACTACCTCTGTCTACTACATACTGTTATTTTGAGAAAACACGTACATCACATCTAGATACATTAATTTTTTGCCGTACTGTTTTTGTCAAACTTACATTCATGGATGCAGGGGCTAGTTGTCTAACTAATATGATAGATGTTAAATCTTCTGAATTCAACTTCGTGATAAATTGATACAAATGCAATAGCTAATCTAGAAAACCAAGTTCTCTGGCTAATGACATCCTCAATCTTATTTCACAAAACAATTTCTAATGAAATGCTTAAACATCTAAATCTTATTCATACAAGCTGTGAGTAGCAGCTACAAACTCACTAGTTGCCTATCCAATATGAAAATGAttaacaattccaaatccaataGCCAATCCAGAGAACCTAATTCTCATAGCCAACAAATTCGAGCCCATTCTCACTTCAAAGTATGAATCTAGTTATGAATTGTTCGGAACTCAAAATCATTTACCTAGTTGAATTATGTTATCTCATATTCAAAAGAAGCTTATAATCAAGACTAACTAATCCCAAAGTCAATTAACAGTCAAAACTGACTAATCAATTGATGGGGCAACTAATAGTAGCTACCGGAATTAGGTGTGAATATAAGAATTCTAGGGTCTGGAATCGGATTGCACAAGAAattaaaaacaagtaaaaatGCTACTCCAATTTGTGAGTTTTTGTTCTGAATTTGAGATTCAGTTATGAAGAAAGGGAAAGGTGAGAAAAGATGGAAAACGTACTTGTGGTAGTAAAGGTAGTGGTTGGATGACCGGAACGAGATGAAGAATCGGGTTGTGGCTGAGTTGGGAGGGTTTGGATCCGACCCGTAATGAAGGCGAGGCGGTCGGATCCTTGATCGAGGATCCTTCTTCGTCTTCGGGTTTCTCTGCTGTTCTCTGCCATCGTTCGTTACTCGCAGCTCTCGAATTAGTCTCGGCCTTTTCAATTCATAATAAAAATTTCAgtcaaaataaaagaattactagGGGTTAAAATTTCGACACAGGGTCAATACTCAATTTGATCCATGAACTTGCACTCTAATCTTAATttagtctttaaaattttaattgtctcTATTTAAGAAGATTGCGAGAACCGAACCAATCATTgaaccaatttaattaaatattaaataaaattattcaaatttaatatacaatttcaaaaattcaaattcaattatttctaaactaataaaatttaaaattttataatttcacaAAAAATTTCTAAATAACTACTAAGTTCTAATCAAGTAATCAGCAGCAATACTCATCACATCAACAACGAAAATTTAGAATAAGAAAATTTTCAACAATAACttctaataatcaaataatcagcAACAATGGAAAACACAAACTTACACAAAAACTCAAACCATTGGCAAAAGAATTCAGAATCACAAAAATTTTCAACAAAGGCTTCTAATAAAGTATTCAACAACAAAAATTCAGAATCCAAAAACAGAAAACTCAGCATCCAAAGCCAGAGaatccaaaaacaaaaaaattaagcaAAGAGTCCAAACTCAGCATCAAACTAAATTCAGAATCACATCAGCAACAACCCCAACTCAGAACATAAAATTAACAACAACCATTCAAATCAACCATCAACCCCATCTCAGGACCCCATCAACAAAATTAACGCTGACAAATTAAGTTGGCAAAAAAATTCAACAGAATCATTCAAATCAACCATCAACCATTATTTCAGAAAACCAGCAACAAAGCAGCAGTGCTTACCGGCGGCGAGGGAGGAAGGGAAGTGAGCTcggacagagagagagagggctCGAAGATAGAAGCTTGACGCCGAGGACAGAGACGAAGAGGACAGGGCCGACGACGACGACTACAGAGACTGGCTTGACGACGACGATCGTGAATTGTGTGTGtgcgtgagagagagagagagaggggaaagGGGCGGGGGGGCTGTTTGCTgttttgttttttactttttttttagtaatttaaAAAACCCGAAATCTTGAAAAGAATTTGCCCGGTTCAATTGGTTTCTCGGTTAACCACCAATTCGACCGATTTTAAGCCAGCTAATTTTTCGTTTTAATTGAACCAATCTGGAGATCGgttcaggcgaattcaaatgaaTTAGTCGATCTGGTTCAGTTTTCATAACATTGTTATTTAGATTTCAAACTTTACAATCGTGACTCCTATTAGTCCTTGAGACAATATCCGATATAAGAGACATTAATGGAGTGCTGATATGGACAGTCAGATATCACGCTTGTAAAACAACGCCCTTCTAGTTTTGGCACTTAAATATCTAAAAAACGACATGGTATCACTTGTTTTGGAaggaaaatttttaataaacacTACTTACGATGTTTTTTTGGCTATTTGAGTGCTAAAACCAAAATAATGTTGTTTTACATAGTCTAACGTAGCTTAACATCAGGTTGTCCACGTCAGCATTTTGTTAATGTTCGTGTCTCAAAAATTGTTCCAGGAACTAATATTAGTTACATTCACAAAGTTCAAAGACTAAATAATAAAGACAATTAAAACTCCAGGGATTAAATTAAAAGTTCGCCTGCAAATTCGTAACAAAATTGAGTATTTAGCCGAATAAAGACTCAATCTGGTCCTTATCTATTTTCACGAAGGACAAGGCGATCCTTGTCGAATAAAAATAGATACTTCGACcctcaacctttttattttgggatAATATAACTCTTTTGTTAAAATATTTGTTAAATAGTAATGACAATTACTTTTGTGGAAGGTTTTAAACTCCTAAACTCttctttttacaaaatttttttcaataatatgaCTAACTATGATTACTACTATTCATAGTTACAAAAATTGGACTAAACTGATTGGTTCAACCAGAAAACCAATAAACTAAACACTAATTTAGTCCAATTTAACATTCTAACCGCTTAAGAAAATAAGCCGATCAAAATCAATATAAACTAATTCAAACTTGACCGGTCAAATAGTTAACATACACTATCAACttaagaaattttcaaaaacattgcAAATGGTGGAAGTTAAACTTGACTCTTCAAATATGAAAAGCAAGCTAACAATCACTATGCCTGtgattagtatttttattttataatttaaattagaaataattgattgaacttagcaatatgttgataaacaaTGTTCTTAGATATTTTTAACGGAGtatgtttgatatatgattttgataaacaaaaacaaaatttttctagaattttctacaaaactgaatcgcgatatcgaactaaaggctcaatagtaaatagttaataaaggaaaacaggttagtaacgctttactttcggtacgatcatgacgttctgaaagttgggtcgttacagtgCCAAATTAAGATACTATTATAATAGTACTAACtaattttatgtttatctttatattagttatttttagaatttaagaCTTCATTGTTTTTAGAATGTTAATAAtacatgtattttaaattttaattttaaattttgactattttatatttttatttacgtAGGACGGAATCAATCAGTTCAACCTGTGTCTCACTAGTTAAATCAATGAACTAATAATTTGATCGATTTGATCACCAGTTTAATTCTAACAACTATGCTACTACCACTACCTTCTTCATGACTTCATCCGTATCATTATCGTTTCTACCTTTACTATTTTTATTATGTAACCATACtttattatcatcattatttcCTTTACCGGCATTATCATCGATTTCTCAATATTAATGTTCTCTTCTTTCATTTCTTGTTCGatgctatttttttcttttaaaaggtCTTCGTACTGCAATTATATTTTTTCTTGCAATATATAATTTTCAGTAAAGGTATTTCTCCACTTAGCCACTAGGGTGAAAGAATTTTTCAGAAATAAACTTATTTAATAGTTTTTGAGAGTTTGAAaccattttttgtttttgttattggaGTGGCaatggtatttttttttaaatgtgaaCAGTTGGGTGTTATTCTTAATTGTAGAATCATTTAATTAGAAAAGTAGAAATCGGATTGTCCGATTTGTTAGAGGTATAgaaattggaccgtccgatttgtagaGATACAAAAATCGGACCAtccaatttgtgttaaaaaaaattaaaatagttgaGGTACAGAAATTGAATTTGTACctttcacaattttaaaaaacactaaaaattacAATGTTAGGATATATCACTATTTTTACTTCTATTAAAAAAAACGTTTGAAACTtcacaaattataaataaaatttttataaaattaattttcgttattatttaacaatttttagTAGAAGAATCATAttatttcaaaatgaaaaagttaaaaattaaaatatcacttttttttattataagaaTTATCTTGTCCTTTAAAAAAATAGACTACAGTTGAATTTGGTGTTTGCTCAATTTAGCCATTTTATTTTAATACGAGTCTAATGTCTAATATcggtatttaattatttatatatccatctattactttattaattaattattgatttaaaaaatatagacttctaagttctaacaaacccgataataagaattaagattatgaattaACACTCAAATGTTCCCAAAAAATTTTATAACCGGCACTTTTTTATGCAAATAAATTtgtattctttaaataataactaatataattttaactaaataattatctatttttttttgtgtctgtaaataaaactaaaacaaaTAGAAATATGAGAACAAACACTCTTAGCTCCTATCT
The DNA window shown above is from Arachis ipaensis cultivar K30076 chromosome B08, Araip1.1, whole genome shotgun sequence and carries:
- the LOC107614122 gene encoding uncharacterized protein LOC107614122; translation: MAENSRETRRRRRILDQGSDRLAFITGRIQTLPTQPQPDSSSRSGHPTTTFTTTTLPYDEAEKKSDSIMLNHNSVVVPSHEADASVSGSQTPLHEHEPKSAISGVPTSQDEHVQPSQDLPPDIIDTEQLSRQMPQMGESKLRITPSEISSAIDASRFTRLLCSVVVAVLVVASYLGFSLMSSKLIKSITSFRPLYLVLVTDLSIVAARVLSGKQRGFRRSNGREYRTPSDGDQYAQLARTLELGLVMKNAMDAVFIDCAVYAIIVVCGISLFQT